In Plasmodium chabaudi chabaudi strain AS genome assembly, chromosome: 9, the following proteins share a genomic window:
- a CDS encoding rhomboid protease ROM1, putative, with translation MSNIHTLADYRDGYGENLPFNRTPGYYASQSSFIQRSKPIDVVNLIFPHFTWKSFVMVISIIQIIVFIVSLSIRPGEFLTPSGSILVTLGANVGSKIKSGEIHRLILPIFLHANIFHAFFNVFFQLRMGFTLEKNYGILKVAILYFLTGIYGNILSSSVTYCTTKVGASTSGMGLLGIVTSELILLWHIIRHRERVVFNILFFTSISILYYFTFNGSNIDHVGHLGGLLSGISIGMLYNEKMENKPTWYNNARIASYVCLALLAIIPTVVLFAVPRVC, from the exons ATGAGTAACATCCATACATTAGCAGATTATAGGGATGGATATGGCGAGAATCTTCCATTCAATAgaa cACCAGGATATTATGCGTCACAGAGTAGTTTTATTCAAAGGTCAAAACCTATTGATGTAGTTAACTTAATTTTCCCCCATTTCACATGGAAAAGTTTTGTTATGGTTATTTCCATAATACAGATTATCGTTTTTATAGTGTCTCTTAGTATAAGGCCTGGCGAATTTCTAACTCCTTCTG GCAGCATATTAGTAACACTAGGAGCAAATGTTggatcaaaaataaaaagcgGAGAAATACACAGATTAATATTGCCTATATTTTTGcatgcaaatatatttcacgcattttttaatgtgttTTTTCAATTAAGAATGGGATTTACtcttgaaaaaaattatggaatattaaaagttgcgattttatattttttaacggggatatatggaaatatattatcatcatcGGTTACATATTGTACAACAAAAGTGGGCGCAAGTACATCAGGCATGGGGTTATTAGGAATCGTAACATCcgaattaattttattatggcATATTATTAGACATAGAGAAAGAGTagtatttaatattttattttttacgtcaatttccattttatattattttacatttaatGGATCAAATATAGATCATGTTGGTCATTTAGGAGGTCTTTTATCTG GTATATCTATTGGAATGCTTTATAATGAGAAGATGGAAAACAAGCCAACATGGTATAATAATGCAAGAATTGCCTCTTATGTATGTTTAGCACTGCTAGCTATAATTCCAACTGTTGTTTTGTTTGCTGTTCCTCGTGTATGCTAG